The Negativicutes bacterium genome contains a region encoding:
- a CDS encoding polysaccharide deacetylase family protein: MKKVRMNNKIKVGLALVLLLGLGWLFNYVSKPAQGMPILLYHMVNDGKSSYAITPTEFEEQMKYLKEEGYTTISLLEYVKARKGKLNLPEKPLVISFDDGYLDNYTVALPIMKKYDFKGTVFVVGNDIGKKGYLNYEDIRNLQKHDFEIASHTANHLPLSKLSFEEKKHEIEISKLFLDWKTDKTVFFMAYPNGSYDQECLDILKQTNYLGACTTDSGLNTFTTDLYELKRISIPKPMFGLTEFKLRFWRANAYARLNELFN; this comes from the coding sequence ATGAAAAAGGTAAGAATGAATAATAAGATAAAAGTTGGTTTGGCACTAGTATTGTTATTAGGTTTAGGTTGGTTATTTAATTATGTATCAAAACCGGCGCAAGGCATGCCGATACTGTTATATCATATGGTTAATGATGGCAAAAGTTCTTATGCTATTACGCCTACTGAATTTGAAGAACAAATGAAGTACTTAAAGGAAGAAGGCTATACAACGATATCGTTGTTAGAATATGTTAAAGCACGCAAAGGAAAATTAAATTTGCCGGAAAAACCGTTGGTAATTAGTTTTGATGACGGGTATCTTGATAACTATACTGTAGCGTTGCCGATTATGAAAAAATATGATTTTAAAGGGACGGTTTTTGTAGTCGGAAATGATATTGGGAAAAAAGGTTATTTAAATTATGAAGATATTAGAAATTTACAAAAACATGATTTTGAAATAGCTTCGCATACTGCCAATCATTTACCACTAAGTAAGTTGTCCTTTGAAGAAAAGAAACACGAAATTGAAATATCAAAATTATTTTTAGATTGGAAAACTGATAAAACAGTGTTCTTCATGGCCTATCCTAATGGAAGTTATGATCAGGAATGTCTTGATATTTTAAAACAAACTAATTATTTAGGGGCGTGTACTACTGATAGTGGTCTTAACACTTTTACAACGGATTTATATGAACTTAAAAGAATCAGTATTCCTAAACCGATGTT